A region from the Engraulis encrasicolus isolate BLACKSEA-1 chromosome 18, IST_EnEncr_1.0, whole genome shotgun sequence genome encodes:
- the dynlt1b gene encoding dynein light chain Tctex-type 1, whose amino-acid sequence MDEFQSGDETAFVVDDVSTIIKESVETAIGGNTYQHSRVNQWTTNVVEQCLSQLSKLGKPFKYIVTCIIMQKNGAGLQTASSCFWDNNTDGSCTVRWENKSMYCIVSVFGLAI is encoded by the exons ATGGATGAGTTTCAGTCGGGAGACGAG ACAGCCTTTGTCGTGGACGACGTAAGCACAATCATAAAAGAG TCTGTTGAAACAGCCATTGGTGGGAACACCTACCAACACAGTAGGGTCAATCAGTGGACAACAAATGTTGTGGAACAGTGCCTCAGCCAACTCAGCAAGCTTGGCAAACCTTTCAAATACATTG TGACGTGCATCATCATGCAGAAGAACGGGGCGGGACTGCAGACGGCCAGCTCGTGCTTCTGGGACAATAACACTGATG GGAGCTGCACAGTGAGATGGGAGAACAAGTCAATGTACTGCATTGTCAGCGTCTTTGGGCTGGCCATCTAA